In a genomic window of uncultured Flavobacterium sp.:
- a CDS encoding acetyl-CoA C-acyltransferase — protein MKTAYIVKAYRTAVGKAPKGVFRFKRPDELAAETIQFMMDELPDFDKKRIDDVMVGNAMPEAEQGLNVGRLISLMGLKVEDVPGVTVNRYCASGLETIGMATAKIQSGMADCIIAGGAESMSFIPMGGYKPTPDYKVAAAGHEDYYWGMGLTAEAVANQYKISREDQDEFAYNSHMKALKAQAEGKFDKQIVPITVEQTFINENGKKETKSYVVKQDEGPRAGTSVAALAGLRPVFAADGSVTAGNSSQMSDGAAFVLIMSEDMVKELNLEPIARLVNFASSGVEPRIMGIGPVKAIPKALKQAGLTLNDIELIELNEAFASQALAVTRELNINPEIVNVNGGAIALGHPLGCTGAKLSVQLFDEMKRRGNKYGIVSMCVGTGQGSAGIYEVL, from the coding sequence ATGAAAACAGCATATATAGTAAAAGCTTACCGTACTGCGGTAGGAAAAGCACCAAAAGGGGTTTTTAGATTTAAAAGACCTGATGAATTAGCTGCAGAAACCATTCAGTTTATGATGGATGAATTGCCTGATTTTGACAAAAAACGTATCGATGACGTTATGGTAGGAAATGCCATGCCGGAAGCTGAACAAGGTCTTAACGTTGGACGTTTGATCTCTCTTATGGGATTAAAAGTTGAAGATGTTCCTGGAGTTACAGTTAACCGTTATTGCGCATCTGGATTAGAAACTATCGGAATGGCAACTGCAAAAATCCAATCAGGAATGGCAGATTGTATCATTGCGGGTGGAGCTGAAAGTATGAGTTTTATTCCGATGGGAGGTTACAAACCAACTCCGGATTATAAAGTTGCTGCTGCAGGTCACGAAGATTACTATTGGGGAATGGGTTTAACTGCTGAAGCGGTTGCTAATCAATATAAAATCTCAAGAGAAGATCAGGATGAGTTTGCTTACAATTCTCATATGAAAGCCTTGAAAGCTCAAGCTGAAGGTAAATTCGACAAACAAATCGTTCCGATTACTGTTGAACAAACTTTCATCAATGAAAACGGAAAAAAAGAAACTAAATCTTATGTTGTAAAACAAGACGAAGGTCCAAGAGCCGGAACTTCTGTTGCTGCTTTAGCTGGTTTAAGACCTGTTTTTGCTGCTGATGGAAGCGTAACTGCTGGAAACTCTTCTCAAATGAGTGATGGTGCTGCTTTTGTTTTAATCATGAGCGAGGATATGGTAAAAGAATTAAACCTTGAGCCAATTGCAAGACTTGTAAACTTTGCTTCTTCTGGTGTTGAGCCAAGAATCATGGGTATTGGTCCTGTAAAAGCAATTCCGAAAGCCTTGAAACAAGCGGGATTAACATTAAACGACATCGAGTTAATTGAATTAAACGAGGCTTTTGCTTCACAAGCTTTAGCAGTAACTCGCGAATTAAACATTAATCCGGAAATCGTAAACGTAAACGGTGGTGCAATCGCTTTAGGACATCCTCTAGGTTGTACTGGTGCTAAACTTTCTGTTCAGTTATTCGACGAAATGAAACGTAGAGGTAATAAATACGGAATCGTTTCTATGTGTGTGGGAACTGGGCAAGGTTCTGCAGGGATTTACGAGGTATTGTAG
- a CDS encoding four helix bundle protein yields the protein MRHNFKNLKIWILAMEITNNIYKLTATFPKSETYSLTNQMNRCSVSMPSNIAEGSNRGNKHFQHYLNISLGSSFELQTQLLIACQNDYLSKEKTEEIENKIIEFQRMTSGFISKLD from the coding sequence ATGAGACACAATTTTAAGAATTTGAAAATTTGGATTTTAGCTATGGAAATTACTAATAATATCTATAAACTAACTGCCACTTTTCCAAAATCAGAAACGTATAGTTTGACAAATCAAATGAATCGATGTTCTGTTTCAATGCCTTCTAATATTGCTGAAGGATCAAACAGGGGAAATAAACATTTTCAGCATTATCTGAATATTAGTTTAGGATCTTCATTTGAATTACAAACACAATTGTTAATAGCTTGTCAAAACGACTATTTATCAAAAGAAAAAACTGAAGAAATAGAAAACAAAATAATTGAATTTCAAAGGATGACATCAGGTTTCATAAGTAAGTTAGATTAA